The following are encoded together in the Proteiniphilum saccharofermentans genome:
- a CDS encoding Gfo/Idh/MocA family oxidoreductase, producing the protein MNNKEHSMSRRKFLAVSGAIAGTTIMDPKSNIFAANVTNMQQSGKSKVALVGLGSRGTGMWGSSVIRNYSDYVEFVGLCDHNPGRLETGKRLVGADCPGFTDFELMMRETKPDVLIVTTDDNTHDYFIEKGMEMGANIICEKPMAIDEKKIQKIIDAEKRTGKECRVTFNYRYSPHRAKMWEVLRSGEIGELTSVDFHWYLDTSHGADYFRRWHRLVEKGGSLWVHKASHHFDLLNWWIESDPESVYALGDLEFYGKNGPYRAENCRKCSHTKECNFFFDITQHKRMMELYVENEKYDGYHRDGCVFRNDVNIFDKMAATIKYKNGVQVSYSLTTYSPYEGYRIAFNGTKGRMDAWIQESNPTTDGNYDEIVVYKNFQRREYIHIPQGVGHGGGDKLLQDQIFIPGTSDPLKQAAGVRDGALACLVGIAARKSIASKEPVMIKDLTSIQPMEKKA; encoded by the coding sequence ATGAATAACAAAGAGCATTCAATGTCGAGAAGAAAATTTCTGGCAGTTTCCGGAGCTATCGCCGGAACAACTATCATGGATCCCAAATCGAACATTTTTGCAGCAAATGTGACCAACATGCAACAGAGTGGAAAGTCGAAGGTCGCACTCGTCGGACTCGGCAGCAGGGGTACAGGTATGTGGGGAAGTAGTGTCATCAGGAATTATTCAGATTATGTGGAATTTGTAGGGCTATGCGACCATAACCCGGGAAGGCTGGAAACGGGAAAACGGCTGGTTGGAGCGGATTGCCCCGGTTTTACTGATTTTGAACTGATGATGCGTGAAACCAAACCCGACGTACTTATCGTAACTACCGACGATAATACACACGACTATTTTATCGAGAAGGGGATGGAAATGGGGGCAAACATCATCTGCGAAAAGCCGATGGCCATCGACGAAAAAAAAATTCAGAAGATCATCGACGCAGAAAAGAGGACAGGCAAAGAGTGCAGGGTCACCTTCAACTACCGCTACTCACCCCATCGCGCAAAAATGTGGGAAGTCCTCCGTTCGGGTGAGATCGGAGAACTCACATCGGTTGATTTCCATTGGTACCTCGACACCTCCCACGGCGCCGATTACTTCAGAAGATGGCACCGGCTGGTGGAAAAAGGGGGTTCACTGTGGGTTCATAAGGCCAGCCACCATTTCGACCTGCTCAACTGGTGGATTGAAAGTGATCCCGAAAGCGTATATGCGCTGGGCGATTTAGAATTCTATGGAAAAAACGGACCATACAGGGCGGAGAACTGCAGGAAATGCTCCCACACCAAAGAATGTAACTTCTTTTTCGATATAACCCAACACAAGAGAATGATGGAACTCTATGTCGAGAATGAAAAGTACGACGGTTACCACCGCGACGGATGCGTCTTTAGAAACGATGTCAATATCTTCGATAAGATGGCGGCCACCATCAAATACAAAAACGGTGTACAGGTATCTTACTCACTGACCACCTATTCTCCTTACGAAGGATACAGAATTGCCTTTAATGGAACCAAAGGAAGAATGGATGCATGGATACAGGAGTCAAACCCCACGACGGATGGAAATTACGATGAGATCGTTGTCTACAAGAATTTCCAAAGAAGGGAGTATATCCACATACCGCAGGGAGTAGGACATGGGGGTGGTGACAAACTGCTACAGGATCAGATATTCATCCCCGGAACGTCCGATCCGCTAAAACAGGCTGCAGGAGTGAGAGACGGAGCACTGGCCTGCCTGGTGGGAATCGCTGCCAGAAAAAGTATCGCCTCGAAAGAGCCGGTGATGATCAAAGATCTTACATCCATCCAGCCCATGGAGAAAAAGGCATAG
- the kduI gene encoding 5-dehydro-4-deoxy-D-glucuronate isomerase produces MKTNYQLRYAAHPEDAKSYDTQRLRRDFLIEKIFAPDEVNMVYSMYDRMIVGGAMPVNEPLHLEAIDPLKQPIFLCRRELGIFNVGGKGRVKVGETVFDLDYKEALYLGSGEREVYFESDDAAKPAKFYFNSATAHRNYPDKKVTKADAVVAEMGALETSNRRNINKMIVNQVLPTCQLQMGMTELDPGSVWNTMPAHIHSRRMEAYFYFEVPEDQAVCHFMGEPDETRHIWMHNDQAVLSPEWSIHSGAATSNYTFIWGMAGENLDYGDQDFSKITDLR; encoded by the coding sequence ATGAAGACAAATTATCAATTACGTTATGCAGCACATCCCGAAGATGCAAAATCTTATGACACGCAGCGTTTGCGAAGAGATTTTCTCATAGAAAAAATATTTGCTCCGGATGAAGTGAATATGGTTTATTCGATGTACGACCGTATGATTGTAGGGGGAGCGATGCCGGTAAACGAACCGTTACACCTGGAAGCGATAGACCCGCTGAAGCAACCTATTTTTTTATGCCGCAGGGAACTGGGTATCTTTAATGTAGGTGGCAAGGGAAGAGTAAAGGTAGGAGAAACTGTTTTCGATCTCGATTATAAGGAGGCGCTCTATCTGGGTTCCGGTGAACGTGAGGTTTATTTTGAGAGCGACGACGCAGCCAAACCGGCAAAATTCTATTTCAATTCGGCTACGGCCCACCGTAACTACCCCGACAAGAAAGTAACCAAAGCCGATGCGGTAGTCGCTGAAATGGGTGCGTTGGAAACCTCCAACCGAAGGAATATCAATAAGATGATCGTGAACCAGGTACTACCTACCTGCCAGTTGCAGATGGGGATGACAGAACTGGATCCCGGAAGCGTATGGAATACCATGCCGGCACATATCCACTCCCGCCGGATGGAGGCCTACTTCTATTTTGAAGTGCCCGAAGACCAGGCGGTATGCCATTTTATGGGTGAACCCGACGAGACACGTCATATCTGGATGCATAATGACCAGGCGGTACTCTCTCCCGAATGGTCGATCCACTCCGGTGCAGCCACCAGCAACTATACTTTCATCTGGGGTATGGCGGGCGAGAATCTCGACTATGGCGATCAGGATTTTTCAAAAATAACAGATCTACGATAA
- a CDS encoding gluconate 5-dehydrogenase, producing the protein MVNFSLEGKIALVTGASYGIGFSMASAFAEAGAKIVFNDINQDLVDKGLAAYKEKGIEAHGYVCDVTNEGAVNQFIARVTEEVGVIDILVNNAGIIKRIPMHEMSAAEFRQVIDIDLNGPFIVSKAVIPHMIKKGHGKIINICSMMSELGRETVSAYAAAKGGLKMLTKNICSEYGEHNIQCNGIGPGYIATPQTAPLRERQPDGSRHPFDSFIIAKTPAARWGTPEDLAGPAVFLASEASNFVNGHILYVDGGILAYIGKQP; encoded by the coding sequence ATGGTTAATTTTTCATTAGAAGGAAAAATAGCACTGGTAACAGGTGCATCTTACGGTATCGGGTTTTCCATGGCCTCTGCTTTTGCAGAAGCAGGAGCAAAAATCGTATTTAACGATATCAATCAGGATTTAGTGGACAAGGGCCTTGCGGCTTATAAGGAGAAAGGGATAGAAGCCCACGGTTATGTATGTGACGTTACAAATGAAGGAGCGGTGAACCAATTCATTGCCCGGGTAACGGAAGAAGTTGGGGTCATAGATATCCTGGTGAATAATGCCGGTATCATTAAACGTATACCGATGCACGAGATGAGCGCCGCCGAATTCCGCCAGGTGATCGATATCGACCTGAACGGGCCGTTTATCGTTTCAAAGGCGGTCATTCCCCACATGATCAAAAAAGGGCACGGAAAAATCATCAATATCTGCTCCATGATGAGCGAACTGGGACGTGAAACCGTTTCTGCCTATGCGGCCGCAAAAGGCGGATTGAAGATGTTGACGAAAAATATCTGTTCCGAGTACGGGGAACATAACATCCAGTGCAACGGTATCGGTCCGGGGTACATCGCCACACCGCAGACCGCTCCCCTAAGGGAAAGACAACCCGATGGATCACGCCATCCATTCGATTCCTTTATCATCGCCAAGACACCCGCAGCACGGTGGGGAACACCTGAAGACCTGGCAGGGCCTGCCGTCTTCCTTGCTTCGGAAGCATCTAATTTTGTGAACGGACATATACTGTACGTTGACGGGGGTATTCTGGCTTATATCGGAAAACAACCATAA